The Pseudodesulfovibrio sp. zrk46 genome contains a region encoding:
- a CDS encoding ABC transporter permease, which translates to MLKIRKREEPWKWGALVIFLGALLFSLAVSALLLWGQGKDALQGLNILWQGSFGHLWALEGALLKAIPLFLCSLGVAVAFRMQIWNIGAEGQFALGAIGATWMALSFPNMPAIVLMPLMFIMAFVLGGIWALIPAILRLKLRVNEIISTLMLNYIAILLLDYLVFGVWKDPTSFGFPMTPEFSPSAVISGIAGSKVHWGLAFCAVVGVGLWAFMSFTRLGFELKASGEGARVAKYAKIRYGMLVMLVMALSGGFAGWAGCIETSAVLNRLQPSLMVGYGYTAIVVAWLARLEPLNIAFASFLLAALRVGVENLQLELQIPAAFGTIMEGMILLTVLAGQFFLMYKLERKPRSQD; encoded by the coding sequence GTGCTAAAGATCAGAAAACGAGAAGAACCCTGGAAGTGGGGCGCCCTGGTTATTTTCCTGGGCGCCCTGCTCTTTTCCCTCGCAGTGAGTGCCTTGCTCCTTTGGGGGCAGGGCAAGGATGCTCTGCAAGGGCTTAATATCCTATGGCAAGGAAGCTTTGGTCATTTGTGGGCTCTTGAAGGTGCACTTCTCAAGGCGATTCCTCTTTTCTTATGCTCCTTAGGTGTAGCCGTAGCCTTCCGCATGCAGATTTGGAACATCGGTGCAGAGGGGCAATTCGCCCTAGGTGCAATCGGTGCCACATGGATGGCACTAAGTTTTCCGAACATGCCCGCGATTGTCCTAATGCCACTCATGTTCATCATGGCTTTTGTTCTCGGTGGTATTTGGGCACTCATCCCTGCAATTCTACGGTTGAAGCTTAGGGTTAATGAAATCATTTCAACTCTGATGCTCAACTACATCGCAATATTACTCCTCGATTACCTTGTGTTTGGCGTGTGGAAGGACCCTACTAGCTTTGGCTTCCCCATGACTCCCGAATTTTCGCCGTCTGCCGTGATTTCTGGAATCGCGGGCAGCAAGGTCCATTGGGGACTGGCATTTTGTGCTGTCGTCGGTGTCGGCCTGTGGGCTTTTATGAGTTTTACCCGACTCGGTTTCGAGCTCAAAGCCAGTGGCGAAGGTGCTCGCGTGGCCAAGTATGCCAAGATTCGATACGGAATGCTTGTGATGCTCGTTATGGCGCTGTCTGGTGGTTTCGCTGGTTGGGCCGGATGCATCGAAACATCTGCCGTTCTTAATCGTTTGCAACCAAGTCTTATGGTAGGATATGGCTACACCGCCATCGTCGTGGCGTGGTTGGCCCGTTTGGAGCCGCTTAACATTGCCTTCGCCTCTTTCCTGCTGGCAGCCCTCCGTGTGGGGGTAGAAAACCTTCAGCTGGAGCTCCAAATTCCGGCAGCCTTTGGCACGATCATGGAAGGCATGATCTTGTTGACCGTTTTGGCAGGACAGTTCTTCCTGATGTACAAACTGGAACGCAAACCGCGTTCGCAGGACTAG
- a CDS encoding ABC transporter permease: MWEFLIPLFAATVQSGTPILYATLGEMMTEKGGVLNLGVEGIMAVSALAAFTTSMVTGSPWLGFFAGGGAGMLMAALHGFVCITCLGNQVVSGLALTILGVGVTNFLGVPYVGLPAPGFDAFDFPLLSQIPVIGDIFFQHDMLVYVSFVIPFIFWFFFRRTSFGLHVSATGEMPAAAAAAGLKPIRLRYFAVIAGGFLIGLGGAYLSLAYTHLWTNGLSGGRGWIAVALVIFAFWRPGRAVTGAYLFGGVMAFQLRLQAMGTNLPSSLLLMLPYILTILVLILSAARGRRIDAPAALGTNIEPEG; this comes from the coding sequence ATGTGGGAATTTCTGATACCGCTGTTTGCTGCCACAGTGCAGTCTGGAACGCCGATTCTCTACGCCACCCTTGGTGAAATGATGACTGAGAAGGGCGGCGTGCTGAATCTCGGTGTTGAAGGCATCATGGCTGTTTCGGCTTTGGCTGCTTTTACTACCAGCATGGTAACTGGTTCACCGTGGCTTGGTTTTTTTGCAGGTGGTGGCGCTGGCATGTTAATGGCTGCTTTGCACGGTTTCGTTTGCATAACATGCCTCGGAAACCAAGTTGTTTCAGGTCTTGCTCTGACCATTCTCGGCGTAGGTGTGACGAACTTTCTGGGTGTTCCCTATGTAGGCCTACCAGCGCCGGGCTTCGATGCATTTGACTTTCCGCTGCTTTCACAGATTCCCGTCATTGGTGACATCTTTTTCCAGCATGACATGCTTGTATATGTCTCATTTGTCATACCATTTATCTTCTGGTTTTTCTTTCGACGTACTAGCTTCGGTCTACACGTCTCAGCTACTGGCGAGATGCCAGCAGCAGCTGCAGCTGCCGGTTTGAAACCCATCCGACTGCGTTACTTTGCCGTTATCGCGGGCGGTTTTCTCATTGGCCTAGGTGGTGCTTATCTTTCACTGGCTTATACTCATCTTTGGACAAACGGCCTTTCTGGTGGCCGTGGATGGATTGCGGTGGCCTTGGTCATTTTCGCTTTCTGGCGCCCTGGCCGTGCCGTGACAGGTGCCTATCTCTTTGGCGGTGTTATGGCTTTCCAACTGCGTTTGCAGGCAATGGGTACCAATTTACCATCCTCTCTTCTGCTGATGCTGCCGTATATTTTGACCATTCTTGTTTTGATCCTATCTGCAGCCCGTGGTCGTCGTATCGACGCACCTGCCGCGTTGGGTACCAACATTGAGCCGGAGGGATAG
- a CDS encoding ABC transporter ATP-binding protein — protein sequence MEAFRFVRPEGVRKLPEDAKPVVSLKGLTKRFGSVTANDSITLDIYPGRIKALLGENGAGKSTMMSMLAGRYRPDEGHIEVNGNPVRFQSSKDAIAAGIGMVYQHFMLVDCMTVAENVLLGQEGSLFIKPKEMEERVGKLAEEYGLEIDPAAHISDLSMGERQVVEILKLLYRESRILIFDEPTAVLTPEETTKLFDALWRMTEQGKSIIFISHKLEEVIALADEIAILRRGRIEGELDPTGIESKADLASRMVGKEVLLEVDREPMKVGDPVLEIKNMNGLGLREIDLEVRKGEVVALIGVAGNGQKPLVEAITGLIKPPVDTVFIMGLPWRKFFAESTWNRSMCYIPEDRLGLATLRNQNLVDNLLLTTRKGFAKGWFLDKKQAEKDTIDLIEKFDIRPGRIHALAWQLSGGNLQKAVLARELFREPRLIVAEQPTQGLDVSATEEVWHRLLAARDMAGILLVTGDLNEALQLADRIAVIYRGEILGILPTSDPDTVNKIGPLMAGVVD from the coding sequence ATGGAAGCTTTTCGTTTCGTCCGTCCTGAGGGGGTGCGTAAGTTGCCTGAGGATGCCAAACCGGTAGTCAGCCTCAAAGGGTTAACCAAGCGTTTTGGCTCTGTGACCGCCAATGATTCCATTACCCTCGATATCTACCCGGGTCGCATTAAAGCGCTTCTAGGCGAGAATGGCGCTGGCAAGTCTACCATGATGTCCATGCTTGCTGGTCGTTATCGTCCTGACGAAGGGCACATTGAGGTGAATGGGAATCCTGTACGTTTTCAGTCTTCTAAGGATGCCATTGCTGCAGGTATAGGAATGGTTTACCAGCATTTTATGTTGGTGGATTGCATGACCGTGGCCGAAAATGTGCTTCTTGGGCAGGAGGGCAGTCTTTTCATCAAGCCCAAAGAGATGGAAGAACGCGTGGGCAAGCTGGCCGAAGAATATGGCTTAGAAATTGATCCAGCTGCACATATTTCTGATCTCTCCATGGGAGAGCGGCAGGTTGTGGAAATTCTCAAGCTTTTATACCGCGAGAGTCGTATCCTCATTTTTGATGAACCCACTGCGGTGCTTACACCAGAAGAGACGACAAAGCTTTTTGATGCACTTTGGCGTATGACCGAGCAGGGGAAGTCCATCATTTTTATTAGTCACAAGCTGGAAGAAGTAATTGCCTTGGCCGATGAAATTGCCATACTGCGGCGCGGTAGAATTGAGGGCGAGCTTGATCCTACGGGTATCGAATCCAAGGCAGATCTTGCCTCCCGCATGGTAGGCAAAGAAGTTCTGCTTGAAGTGGACCGTGAGCCTATGAAAGTCGGTGACCCGGTTTTAGAAATCAAAAATATGAATGGTCTGGGCTTGCGTGAAATAGATCTGGAAGTCCGTAAGGGTGAGGTCGTAGCTCTGATCGGTGTAGCGGGAAACGGTCAAAAGCCATTGGTGGAAGCCATTACTGGCTTAATTAAGCCGCCTGTGGATACCGTGTTTATCATGGGCCTGCCGTGGCGTAAGTTTTTTGCTGAATCCACTTGGAACCGTTCCATGTGCTATATTCCTGAGGATCGTCTTGGCTTGGCTACACTGCGTAATCAGAATTTGGTGGACAACCTGCTGTTGACTACCCGTAAGGGCTTTGCCAAAGGGTGGTTCCTGGACAAGAAGCAGGCTGAGAAAGATACTATCGATCTTATCGAGAAGTTTGATATTCGTCCGGGACGTATCCACGCCCTAGCCTGGCAGCTTTCTGGTGGTAACCTACAAAAGGCAGTGCTTGCTCGTGAGCTTTTCCGTGAGCCGCGTCTGATAGTTGCCGAACAACCCACTCAGGGACTGGATGTTTCTGCGACAGAAGAAGTCTGGCACCGTTTGCTCGCTGCTCGAGACATGGCAGGCATTCTGTTGGTGACCGGCGATTTGAATGAGGCTTTGCAATTGGCAGATCGAATCGCTGTTATTTATCGTGGTGAAATACTCGGCATCCTGCCTACATCTGACCCCGATACTGTTAACAAAATCGGCCCGCTTATGGCTGGTGTAGTCGACTAG
- a CDS encoding basic amino acid ABC transporter substrate-binding protein: protein MKFNKFNATIMLALALLLGAFTASAFAGSTLEKVKKAGVISVGNSPDYPPFESIGDTGERIGFDVDLLNAITEKLGVKINWVTMEFAAIVTAVQSGQVDMGMSGFSVTPERANAVSFSKPYIASGQVLVVRTDSDISSPADLKGKKIAVQLGTTGEQQADKIEGASVVKPETYNIAFMMLHNKAADAVVADLSVAEEFVKKGTFKRAGEPLSFEEFAMISRKGNDDLLNALNKALEEVKKDGTYDAIVKKWGL, encoded by the coding sequence ATGAAGTTTAATAAGTTTAATGCAACCATTATGTTGGCCTTGGCCCTCTTGTTGGGTGCATTTACTGCGTCCGCCTTTGCCGGTTCCACTTTGGAAAAGGTCAAGAAGGCCGGGGTAATCTCCGTAGGCAACAGCCCTGACTATCCTCCGTTCGAATCAATTGGCGATACTGGTGAGCGTATCGGTTTCGATGTTGACCTGCTTAATGCTATTACCGAGAAACTGGGGGTTAAGATCAACTGGGTAACCATGGAATTTGCTGCCATTGTTACCGCAGTCCAGTCCGGGCAGGTCGACATGGGTATGTCTGGTTTTTCCGTTACTCCCGAGCGCGCCAATGCCGTGAGTTTCTCAAAACCCTACATAGCCAGTGGTCAGGTTCTGGTTGTTCGTACTGATTCAGATATTAGTTCTCCCGCTGACCTTAAGGGTAAAAAGATTGCCGTACAGCTGGGCACTACCGGCGAGCAGCAGGCTGATAAAATCGAAGGTGCCAGTGTTGTCAAACCCGAGACCTATAACATTGCTTTCATGATGCTTCACAATAAGGCTGCCGACGCTGTTGTCGCAGACCTGTCTGTAGCCGAAGAGTTTGTCAAGAAGGGCACTTTCAAGCGTGCTGGTGAGCCTCTTTCCTTCGAAGAGTTTGCCATGATCTCCCGCAAGGGTAATGACGACTTGCTTAATGCTTTGAATAAGGCTCTCGAAGAAGTGAAGAAGGACGGCACCTACGACGCTATCGTCAAGAAATGGGGCCTGTAA
- a CDS encoding amino acid ABC transporter permease yields the protein MDFSLVFKHYEMLLNGATATLQVTFGALAMGLVLGVFAGTCRISRRLPIRIVADLYIQIIRGTPMLLQIFFFYLGFPQIYMMITGEGITPDPLITGIIALGINSGAYNAEIIRAGIQSINKGQMEAARSTGLTHTQSMIFVILPQAFKRMIPPLGNELIVLLKDSSLISTIGVAELMFSAKVLGARYYTYVPFLVGAGCIYLTLTFTFSRFFNALERKLHAGSGAREDAGKIPDLG from the coding sequence GTGGATTTTTCTCTGGTCTTTAAACACTATGAAATGCTCCTGAATGGAGCAACAGCAACGCTTCAGGTTACCTTTGGTGCTCTCGCCATGGGGCTTGTACTGGGCGTGTTTGCCGGAACCTGTCGCATTAGCCGCAGGTTGCCCATTCGAATTGTCGCTGATTTATATATTCAGATTATTCGCGGCACCCCGATGCTGCTTCAGATTTTTTTCTTTTATCTCGGTTTTCCCCAAATTTATATGATGATTACCGGAGAAGGTATAACCCCAGACCCATTGATCACTGGTATCATTGCACTCGGTATCAATAGTGGTGCATACAATGCTGAGATCATTCGCGCAGGTATTCAATCCATCAACAAGGGACAAATGGAGGCTGCGCGTAGTACAGGTTTGACTCATACGCAATCTATGATTTTTGTCATTCTGCCTCAGGCATTTAAACGTATGATTCCACCCTTAGGTAATGAACTGATTGTTCTTTTGAAGGATTCTTCACTTATTTCCACTATTGGTGTGGCAGAACTCATGTTCTCTGCTAAGGTTCTTGGAGCTCGTTACTATACATATGTACCATTCTTGGTAGGTGCAGGTTGTATATATCTAACACTTACTTTCACATTCTCTCGTTTTTTCAACGCGTTAGAGCGTAAGCTTCATGCCGGTAGTGGTGCTCGGGAGGATGCTGGAAAGATACCTGATTTGGGTTAA
- the dgt gene encoding dGTP triphosphohydrolase, whose product MNNCYYTEFDTEWIGRGQSKNVKGRTPFEQDRDRIIYSPAFRRLQNKTQVFLSGEFDFYRTRLTHSMEVSQIGRSIVNHLNRSSDVLNSSFYIDQDLVESICLAHDIGHPSFGHAGEEVLNELMLNSGGFEGNAQNLRILVDLFYRNRTQWAGMNPTRAFLDGMLKYKTLFSNSEKKKNHFVYDFQRDILDFVSPEVPFDSHFTSERELNSFKSIECKIMDWADDIAYSIHDIDDGIRAGFITIKKIRNWIEEKEIDYTGDDHSFLGSLCDAIIDESFSAFLARLIGQFIHSTTLIKRRNLLSNKTNRYRFDISVDNESKNLCKLLKMLAVNLVFYTPQVHQLEYKGGEILRKVFSVMEEEYVHSAKPSFRLLPAHYHHALSGQDDHIKRRMLCDYLSGMTDGFVVRTYKRLFDPDFGSINDLI is encoded by the coding sequence GTGAACAATTGTTATTACACAGAGTTTGATACTGAGTGGATTGGACGTGGACAGTCTAAGAATGTCAAAGGACGTACTCCCTTTGAACAAGATCGTGATCGAATCATATATTCACCTGCTTTTCGACGTCTTCAAAACAAGACACAAGTATTTCTATCTGGTGAATTTGATTTTTATCGAACAAGATTGACTCATTCTATGGAAGTTTCTCAGATCGGAAGATCAATTGTAAATCATTTGAATCGATCTTCTGATGTATTGAATTCCAGTTTTTATATTGATCAAGATTTGGTTGAATCGATCTGCTTGGCTCACGATATTGGGCATCCTTCGTTTGGGCATGCAGGTGAAGAGGTTCTCAATGAATTGATGCTTAATTCTGGAGGCTTTGAGGGTAATGCTCAGAATCTTAGAATCCTCGTTGACCTATTTTATCGAAATAGGACTCAGTGGGCAGGCATGAATCCAACTCGAGCCTTTCTTGATGGAATGCTCAAATATAAAACTCTATTTTCTAATTCAGAAAAGAAAAAGAATCATTTTGTCTATGATTTCCAGCGAGATATTCTCGATTTTGTTAGTCCAGAAGTGCCTTTTGATTCTCATTTTACCAGTGAAAGAGAGTTGAATTCATTCAAGTCGATTGAATGTAAAATTATGGACTGGGCTGATGATATTGCATATTCCATACATGATATTGATGATGGCATTCGTGCCGGATTCATCACTATCAAAAAAATTCGAAATTGGATTGAAGAAAAAGAAATTGATTATACGGGAGATGACCACTCGTTTCTTGGATCACTATGCGATGCAATAATTGATGAGAGTTTTAGTGCGTTTCTGGCTCGTCTGATCGGGCAATTTATCCATTCGACTACTTTAATCAAGCGACGTAATCTACTATCGAATAAAACCAATCGATACCGATTCGATATCTCCGTGGATAATGAAAGCAAAAATTTGTGCAAATTGCTCAAGATGTTGGCCGTTAATCTTGTTTTTTATACTCCACAAGTACATCAGTTAGAGTACAAGGGAGGTGAAATATTACGCAAAGTCTTTTCCGTAATGGAGGAGGAGTATGTGCATTCGGCAAAGCCAAGTTTTCGGCTATTGCCAGCACATTATCATCATGCTTTGTCTGGTCAGGACGATCATATAAAACGAAGAATGTTGTGTGATTACTTATCTGGCATGACAGATGGCTTTGTTGTTCGGACCTATAAACGCCTCTTTGATCCTGATTTTGGTTCTATTAATGATTTGATTTAA
- a CDS encoding bacteriohemerythrin gives MPEIQWTEDHSVGVAEIDAQHKELVKITNRLFLGIMNDSAFQVLLDILYELERYVEYHFSYEEELLKTYGYSHQALVEHIEEHHRIKNQVSIFIKEYSSNWETMDIEVFDFLRDWTTDHLCTTDAMYKDFFKRNKVF, from the coding sequence ATGCCTGAAATTCAATGGACTGAAGATCACTCGGTAGGTGTTGCAGAAATTGATGCCCAACATAAAGAATTAGTAAAAATTACTAATAGGTTGTTCTTAGGGATTATGAATGACAGTGCTTTTCAAGTACTTTTGGATATTCTTTATGAACTAGAAAGATATGTTGAGTACCATTTTTCATATGAAGAGGAACTGCTCAAAACATATGGCTATTCTCATCAAGCGTTAGTTGAGCATATCGAAGAACATCATCGAATAAAAAATCAAGTCTCCATATTTATCAAAGAATACTCTTCAAATTGGGAAACTATGGATATTGAGGTATTTGATTTCCTGAGGGATTGGACTACTGACCATTTATGTACAACTGACGCCATGTATAAGGATTTTTTTAAACGGAACAAAGTCTTTTAG
- a CDS encoding YgdI/YgdR family lipoprotein has product MNRFLTIMFALLLTCVLAGCGAKTYQVTTKAGKTYTAKGSLEYDVQSETYKFKNDDGKEVILNQEDIEVIQETK; this is encoded by the coding sequence ATGAACCGTTTCTTAACTATAATGTTTGCACTGTTATTAACATGTGTGCTGGCAGGCTGTGGAGCAAAGACTTATCAGGTAACCACAAAGGCTGGCAAAACATACACGGCAAAAGGGTCACTGGAATATGATGTCCAAAGTGAGACCTACAAATTTAAAAACGATGATGGTAAAGAGGTTATCCTCAACCAAGAAGATATCGAAGTAATACAAGAGACTAAATAA
- a CDS encoding amidohydrolase family protein — MFIDVHTHVFHPKIADKVLAQLEGHYSITPVGTGLVDDLLDRLKAANVDKAVVLSAATDPSQVIPANNWAIQMKKEHDALIPFGTIHPDFDRVEFELDRLERNNIKGLKFHPDFQGYRMDDPKLFDVMEMIEDRFICLFHVGDILPPAENPSCPQKLAALRKMFPKPAIIAAHMGGYRHWDHVIEHLANTDVFVDTSSAMDFVSDEKLNTLFQAFGTERILFGSDYPLFDAGTEIDQLKARLSLSSVEFENVMSNATHLLI; from the coding sequence ATGTTTATCGACGTCCACACACACGTTTTTCATCCTAAAATTGCTGATAAAGTCCTTGCGCAGCTTGAAGGTCATTACTCCATTACTCCTGTAGGAACAGGACTTGTGGACGATTTACTTGACCGCCTGAAAGCAGCCAATGTTGACAAAGCTGTCGTTCTTTCTGCGGCAACAGACCCATCACAGGTTATCCCGGCTAATAACTGGGCTATCCAGATGAAGAAGGAACACGACGCACTTATCCCTTTTGGCACCATTCATCCCGACTTTGATCGGGTAGAGTTTGAACTTGATCGTTTAGAACGCAACAACATTAAGGGCCTAAAATTTCACCCAGACTTCCAAGGTTATCGCATGGATGACCCGAAGTTATTCGACGTAATGGAAATGATAGAAGATCGTTTTATATGCCTTTTCCACGTCGGAGACATACTTCCACCGGCAGAGAATCCCTCTTGTCCCCAAAAATTGGCTGCATTGCGTAAAATGTTTCCCAAACCAGCGATTATTGCAGCTCACATGGGAGGCTACCGTCATTGGGACCATGTAATCGAACACCTCGCCAATACAGATGTATTTGTTGACACATCGAGCGCCATGGATTTTGTAAGTGACGAAAAATTAAACACTCTTTTCCAGGCCTTTGGTACAGAAAGAATTCTTTTTGGTAGTGACTATCCATTATTCGATGCAGGTACAGAGATTGACCAGCTCAAAGCACGCCTTTCACTTTCTTCTGTTGAATTCGAAAATGTTATGTCAAACGCCACCCATCTGCTTATCTAG
- a CDS encoding thioesterase family protein, with product MAPKIEYVTGQSWYNHFVSYGETDTMGVLYYAEYLHIYERSRSFFIREHGMSYAEVEQRGIILPVREAQSRYRVPVRFDDEIFIRVGISEWKRASMKFSYEVWNIEKSILHATGMTEHAAVNSQGKPVRIPEWLKELFV from the coding sequence ATGGCTCCCAAGATTGAATATGTTACCGGCCAAAGCTGGTATAATCACTTTGTTTCTTACGGTGAAACCGATACCATGGGGGTGCTCTATTATGCAGAGTACCTCCATATTTATGAACGTTCACGCAGTTTTTTCATTCGTGAACATGGTATGAGTTATGCCGAAGTTGAACAGCGCGGAATCATCCTACCTGTTCGCGAAGCGCAGTCACGTTATCGTGTGCCTGTCCGATTTGATGACGAAATATTCATACGTGTGGGCATAAGTGAATGGAAACGAGCCTCGATGAAGTTCTCTTATGAAGTCTGGAATATAGAAAAATCTATTCTACATGCTACAGGTATGACCGAACACGCTGCCGTCAATTCTCAAGGAAAGCCTGTACGTATCCCTGAATGGCTTAAGGAACTCTTTGTATAA
- a CDS encoding cofactor-independent phosphoglycerate mutase has protein sequence MKLLYLIADGMGGWPLKELGGKTTMEAADTPNMDELARTGIVGRAQTVPEGMLPGSDVANMALLGFNPTTYHTGRGPIEAAAQGLELAPDDLVWRLNLVTVSKLTIDGYMRDYSSGHISSDVSRPVIEKLQDKLGNDTYQFIPGIQYRHLLVQKGGANTDDANIAINPPHDITDKPIKLDLRKYSKSPLLWDLLFEAKELLDDRDINMSMANSIWPWGQGRPLSLPNFKETFGMNGAVISAVDLIKGLGYASGMSVIDVEGATGLLDTNYEGKVDAALEFLKDNDFVFVHLEGPDECGHGGDTKDKVEAISRFDANVVAPLREALKNEEVAWIITCDHYTPIVERTHTTDPVPFIINGPGCKASGVKTFSESTAKSTGLKLDKGYELLSYAIEKIGLK, from the coding sequence GTGAAACTACTCTATCTTATCGCGGACGGCATGGGAGGTTGGCCCTTGAAGGAACTGGGGGGCAAGACGACCATGGAAGCTGCAGACACACCAAATATGGACGAATTGGCACGTACCGGCATCGTTGGTCGCGCCCAGACTGTTCCTGAAGGCATGCTGCCAGGTTCTGACGTTGCTAACATGGCGCTACTCGGTTTTAACCCAACGACTTATCATACTGGCCGTGGCCCTATTGAAGCCGCAGCTCAAGGCCTTGAGCTCGCCCCTGACGACCTTGTCTGGCGGCTCAACCTAGTCACTGTTTCTAAGCTTACCATCGATGGATACATGCGTGACTATTCTTCCGGTCACATATCCTCCGATGTCTCCCGACCGGTGATAGAAAAGTTGCAAGACAAGCTAGGCAATGACACGTATCAATTTATCCCAGGTATTCAGTATCGACATCTGTTAGTCCAAAAAGGCGGTGCAAATACCGATGACGCAAATATTGCTATTAATCCGCCACACGACATTACCGATAAACCCATAAAGCTTGACCTGCGTAAATATTCCAAAAGCCCTCTTCTTTGGGATCTGCTATTTGAGGCCAAAGAACTTCTGGATGACCGTGACATCAACATGTCGATGGCCAACTCCATTTGGCCCTGGGGGCAGGGACGTCCGCTCAGTTTGCCAAACTTCAAAGAAACGTTTGGAATGAATGGCGCTGTTATTTCTGCTGTGGACCTGATCAAAGGACTTGGCTACGCCTCTGGGATGTCAGTCATTGATGTTGAAGGCGCAACCGGACTACTTGATACAAACTATGAGGGCAAAGTCGACGCAGCCTTGGAGTTCCTCAAGGACAACGACTTTGTGTTCGTTCACCTAGAAGGGCCAGATGAGTGCGGTCATGGTGGTGATACTAAAGATAAAGTGGAAGCAATTAGCCGTTTTGACGCTAATGTGGTTGCGCCATTACGAGAAGCTCTAAAAAATGAAGAAGTAGCTTGGATTATTACGTGTGATCACTACACACCTATCGTGGAGCGTACACACACTACAGATCCCGTCCCCTTCATCATCAACGGCCCAGGCTGTAAGGCCTCTGGCGTGAAGACTTTTTCCGAATCTACTGCCAAATCAACGGGGCTAAAGTTAGATAAGGGCTACGAGCTTCTGTCTTATGCCATCGAAAAAATCGGATTGAAGTAA
- a CDS encoding homoserine dehydrogenase, translated as MESIKIALGGFGTVGSGLAKILDINADRIFKRLGKKIEITSVLVRDLNKKRAFNPGPNVTFTDDPEVLVNDPNVDIIVELMGGLDTAKDLILKAFAAGKHVVTANKHLLAEHGLELFDAARDNHMGLMFEASCAGGIPIVQTLKESLAGDEIVKMLGIMNGTANYILSEMTTKGMDFQTALADAQDLGYAEADPTFDIEGFDTAHKLCVLIRMAYGVDYPLSDIPIQGITNVTPMDIEFAREFGYRVKLLAHVMNVDGKLEAGVHPALVPYTYLLARVGGNYNAVRLEGNAVGPIMLHGQGAGDLPTGSAVLADIMNLAKKMRCSAFDPDNSGFNNQPIAKADILPPEESESKYYFRFTVQDRTGVMAAITKSMAEHNVSIAQAVQKGESGAEGVPLVIISHETSARNVDAVINEIDAMDFTVEPCVKFRIL; from the coding sequence ATGGAATCCATTAAAATCGCCCTCGGTGGCTTCGGAACAGTCGGTTCTGGATTGGCCAAAATTCTTGATATAAATGCAGATCGAATTTTCAAACGACTCGGCAAAAAGATCGAGATCACATCTGTGCTTGTGCGCGACTTGAACAAGAAGCGCGCATTCAATCCAGGCCCAAATGTAACTTTCACCGATGACCCCGAAGTTCTGGTCAACGACCCGAATGTGGACATCATCGTTGAACTTATGGGGGGGCTGGATACTGCGAAGGATTTAATTCTCAAGGCCTTTGCCGCAGGCAAGCATGTTGTGACTGCAAACAAACACTTATTAGCAGAACATGGGCTAGAACTTTTTGACGCTGCCCGCGACAATCACATGGGCCTTATGTTCGAGGCCAGCTGCGCAGGCGGCATCCCTATTGTCCAAACCCTTAAAGAAAGTTTGGCTGGGGACGAAATAGTCAAAATGCTTGGCATTATGAATGGCACTGCAAATTACATTCTATCAGAAATGACTACTAAAGGAATGGATTTCCAGACTGCTTTAGCCGATGCACAAGACCTCGGCTATGCCGAGGCGGACCCCACTTTTGACATCGAAGGCTTCGATACCGCTCATAAGCTGTGTGTCCTCATTCGAATGGCCTATGGTGTAGATTACCCCCTTTCCGACATTCCGATACAGGGTATTACCAACGTAACGCCTATGGATATCGAATTCGCTCGTGAATTTGGCTATCGAGTCAAACTGCTGGCCCATGTCATGAACGTGGACGGCAAGTTGGAAGCTGGCGTACACCCTGCTCTTGTGCCTTACACCTACCTACTGGCTCGAGTTGGTGGCAATTACAATGCCGTGCGTCTAGAAGGCAATGCGGTTGGCCCCATAATGCTGCATGGTCAAGGGGCTGGAGACTTACCCACCGGTAGCGCTGTATTGGCAGACATTATGAATCTAGCCAAGAAGATGCGCTGCTCCGCCTTCGATCCGGACAACAGTGGTTTCAACAACCAGCCTATTGCTAAAGCTGACATACTTCCTCCCGAAGAGTCAGAATCGAAGTACTACTTCCGCTTTACTGTACAGGATCGCACCGGCGTCATGGCCGCCATCACCAAATCCATGGCCGAGCACAACGTATCCATTGCCCAAGCTGTACAAAAAGGTGAATCCGGAGCCGAGGGTGTTCCATTAGTCATTATAAGCCATGAAACCTCAGCCCGAAACGTGGATGCTGTTATTAATGAAATTGACGCCATGGACTTCACCGTTGAACCGTGCGTGAAGTTCCGCATATTGTAG